In one window of Pseudorasbora parva isolate DD20220531a chromosome 7, ASM2467924v1, whole genome shotgun sequence DNA:
- the LOC137083492 gene encoding proline-rich transmembrane protein 1-like, with the protein MDPSNRPTAAYRSSEKSGMLQPTPPPAAACQDYPVGYLPSFSKQPVPQGPYVQGPYPGQSVVTMQPAVFVTAAPLANPEPEYLCYSVFTTLCCCIPLGIAALVFSSSTRNANHSGQQVLAAKNSKTARTVNHLSVAIGIVVFALIIIEEFVLN; encoded by the exons ATGGATCCCAGCAATCGGCCCACAGCTGCTTATAGGTCATCTGAGAAATCAGGAATGCTGCAGCCCACACCCCCACCAGCAGCAGCATGCCAGGACTATCCTGTTGGATACCTTCCCTCCTTTTCAAAACAGCCAGTCCCCCAGGGCCCCTATGTCCAAGGGCCATATCCAGGGCAATCTGTGGTCACCATGCAGCCTGCAGTTTTTGTGACCGCCGCTCCGCTGGCCAATCCAGAGCCAGAATACCTGTGCTATTCCGTCTTTACCACTCTGTGCTGCTGCATTCCTCTGGGCATCGCTGCGCTGGTTTTCTCCTCTTCT ACTCGAAATGCCAACCACTCAGGACAGCAAGTGTTAGCAGCAAAAAATTCCAAAACCGCACGCACCGTGAATCATTTGAGCGTTGCTATTGGCATTGTTGTCTTTGCATTGATTATTATCGAAGAGTTTGTGTTGAATTAG